TCTTCTGTTTGAATTTTTTCACTTTGGAAATCTACTATTCCACTTTCTTCATTATCAACATCAGAGCCACCCATACCAAATATTTCTTTAAAACTTTCTAATTTATTTCTCTTTTTACTCATTATGCACACCTCCGTTATTAGCTATAAAGTTTACTACCCACTCTTATAATTGTTGCACCTTCCTCTAAAGCAATCTTATAATCATGGCTCATACCCATGGAAAGTTCACTAAGAGTTCCTTTGAAATATTTTTCATTTAACTCATCTTTTATTTCTCTTAATTTTCTAAAACTAGCTCTAATTTCTTCCTCATCATCTACATTTGGAGCCATAGTCATAAGACCTTTAATATTTATATTTTTTAATTTCATTAATTCAGGCAGTTCTTTATAAAAATCTTCTTTTGTATATCCCTCTTTAGATTCTTCTCCACTTAAATTTATTTCAATTAAAACATCTATTATTCTTCCAATTCCTTTAGCTCTCTTATCTACTTCCTGAGCAAGAGACATTCTATTTATTGAATGAATCATATAAACATAGTCTATAATATATTTTACTTTATTTTTTTGTAAATTTCCTATAAAATTCCAATTTATTTTATCTTTATCTTCTTCTAATAATTCTCTTTTGGCTTCTAATACCTGAACTCTATTTTCTCCAAAATCAAATATTTCATTAGCCATTAGTTCTTCTAACTTAGGTTTATCCACTATTGGATATTTAGTAACTGCAACCAATTTAACTTTTTCTGGATATATAGAATGTTTCTTTATATCTTCTTGTATTTCCTCAACTCTTTTAGTTATTGTTGCCAAAAAATCACCCTCTCTCATATAAATTTTTCAAATACATTATTAGCTAAAAGTACTCCTTTTTTAGTTAATACATATCTACCATTTACTTTTTCTAAAAAATTGTCCTTTTTTAGTTCTTTATATATTTTTATATATTTTTCTTCCATACTTGGAATTATACCTTCTTCTAAAAGTCTTAAACCTAATATATGTCTATATTCTTCCAAAGAAACATTATCAACTACTTCTTTTTCTAATATTGGTTTTTCACCTATTAATATACTATCACAATAAGAATTAAATTTCATCTGATTTTTATACCTAACACCATTTAAATATCCTGAAGCTCCTAAACCGACACCTATATATTCTTCATTTCTCCAATATTTAGTATTATGCCTTGCTTCATAACCAGTTTTGCAAAAATTTGAAATTTCATAATGATGATAAGAATTTTCTTTAGCATATTTAATTATATATTCATACATGTCTGCCTCTAAATCATTGTCTGTCTCTCTATATTCACCTTTTTCTAATTTTTCATAAAATTTAGTTCCTGGTTCCCAAATCAAAGAATATATTGAAAAATGTTCTGGATTTAATTGAATCAATTTTTTCATGTCTTCTTTTACATCTTCAATAGTCTCTTCTGGTAAGGAAAACATCAAATCTAAACTGATACT
This DNA window, taken from Fusobacterium sp. JB019, encodes the following:
- the hemW gene encoding radical SAM family heme chaperone HemW, producing the protein MVDAIYIHIPFCVKKCNYCDFLSFKSDEETIEKYVENLIEEIRLYPKYDYDTVYFGGGTPSLLKGEQVERILKELNIKKDAEVTLELNPKTANEEKIKNFKKAGINRLSIGIQSFNNKFLKKLGRIHNIEEGIKIYKEARKIGFQSISLDLMFSLPEETIEDVKEDMKKLIQLNPEHFSIYSLIWEPGTKFYEKLEKGEYRETDNDLEADMYEYIIKYAKENSYHHYEISNFCKTGYEARHNTKYWRNEEYIGVGLGASGYLNGVRYKNQMKFNSYCDSILIGEKPILEKEVVDNVSLEEYRHILGLRLLEEGIIPSMEEKYIKIYKELKKDNFLEKVNGRYVLTKKGVLLANNVFEKFI
- a CDS encoding YggS family pyridoxal phosphate-dependent enzyme, producing MATITKRVEEIQEDIKKHSIYPEKVKLVAVTKYPIVDKPKLEELMANEIFDFGENRVQVLEAKRELLEEDKDKINWNFIGNLQKNKVKYIIDYVYMIHSINRMSLAQEVDKRAKGIGRIIDVLIEINLSGEESKEGYTKEDFYKELPELMKLKNINIKGLMTMAPNVDDEEEIRASFRKLREIKDELNEKYFKGTLSELSMGMSHDYKIALEEGATIIRVGSKLYS